In Propionimicrobium sp. PCR01-08-3, one DNA window encodes the following:
- a CDS encoding alpha/beta hydrolase-fold protein has product MPSWIQPVSPVVVGATGVLLLAALGWTLIWVPTHRANRRIKAIAQQAASVVLSIVLSLALVFLVLNMKSLWYATWSSMRGTGAITETDSAGAQLDPDQPASGWQTGTPTSLQADPRANPAFGDQDWSTTTSGGHYLTVSIPGTASGQAESAGVWLPSSYLDHPERFYPVLVGFSGVPGSIQAMFDGIHPDQALVSGNINHQVREAIIVIPDAYPDNLDTECVDATDGSVKMETFITSDVVNWITANLRADPDHSAWATFGYSAGGFCSTMITMRNPDKFAASINLSGYFTADFEGPKLRPDGDTTYDMAVLAQAAPPDVDLWFLTAKDDPMPYQAWQQFNPLVTAPTSLTSQLVDTGGHTNPVWIPGLVAAFAWLGQTQPRFGWVTP; this is encoded by the coding sequence ATGCCATCTTGGATTCAGCCGGTTTCGCCCGTGGTCGTCGGCGCAACCGGTGTTCTTCTGCTCGCAGCACTGGGCTGGACGCTGATCTGGGTGCCCACCCACCGGGCAAACCGGCGAATCAAGGCAATCGCCCAGCAGGCGGCCTCGGTCGTCCTGAGCATTGTTTTGTCGTTGGCGCTGGTCTTTCTCGTCCTCAACATGAAAAGCCTGTGGTACGCCACGTGGTCGAGCATGCGCGGAACCGGCGCAATCACCGAGACCGATTCTGCGGGCGCCCAACTCGATCCGGACCAGCCGGCCAGCGGATGGCAGACCGGCACACCAACCAGCCTGCAGGCAGATCCCCGGGCCAATCCGGCCTTCGGTGACCAAGACTGGAGCACCACCACCTCGGGGGGCCACTACCTCACGGTATCGATTCCAGGAACGGCCAGCGGCCAGGCCGAGTCGGCCGGGGTCTGGCTGCCCAGCTCGTACCTCGATCATCCCGAACGGTTCTATCCCGTGCTTGTCGGATTCTCCGGAGTGCCAGGCTCCATCCAGGCCATGTTCGACGGCATCCACCCAGATCAGGCACTGGTTTCAGGAAACATCAATCACCAGGTCCGTGAGGCCATCATCGTGATCCCCGACGCCTACCCCGACAATCTCGACACTGAATGCGTAGACGCCACCGACGGCTCCGTCAAAATGGAGACCTTCATCACCTCCGATGTCGTGAACTGGATCACCGCCAATCTGCGGGCCGACCCTGATCACAGCGCTTGGGCGACTTTCGGGTACAGCGCCGGCGGGTTTTGCTCGACCATGATCACTATGCGCAACCCCGATAAGTTCGCCGCGTCCATCAACCTTTCCGGATACTTCACCGCCGACTTCGAAGGCCCGAAACTGCGTCCCGATGGCGACACCACCTATGACATGGCCGTGCTCGCCCAAGCTGCCCCGCCCGATGTCGATTTGTGGTTCCTTACTGCAAAGGACGATCCGATGCCCTACCAGGCATGGCAGCAATTCAATCCCTTGGTAACCGCTCCCACCTCCCTGACCAGCCAGCTCGTTGACACCGGCGGGCACACCAATCCGGTGTGGATCCCCGGGCTCGTCGCCGCGTTCGCCTGGCTGGGACAGACCCAGCCACGATTCGGATGGGTGACGCCATGA
- a CDS encoding methyltransferase: MDSVDRIIAANSPDHCSHLLIVDAPELVADAGRRADRVSVWCDDIRDRALVPDELLVSQLDAATLAGADLVWMRLPRSLGALDEYAELVASFASEQVKVVAAGREKHLNRSMNTTLAKHFSHVSASLGQQKSRALMARGPLAPARLSWPKHKIFDIGGERIELAWHGDTFAAGRLDDGTRLLVDHLDQVADADRYLDLGCGSGILATLVARMHTDSTVHAVDSSWSAVDATRRTAAGTQVQTHWASDLDDFGDGEIDVIVCNPPFHRGNAKDSDSALEMFTEAARVLGEGGEFWCVFNSHLPWKARLSGLIGPTRLVAQNRSFTLTRSRRG; encoded by the coding sequence ATGGACTCCGTCGACCGCATCATCGCAGCCAACTCCCCCGACCATTGCTCTCACCTGCTCATCGTCGACGCTCCCGAGCTGGTCGCCGATGCCGGGCGGCGGGCGGACCGAGTGAGCGTGTGGTGCGATGACATTCGCGACCGTGCGCTGGTCCCTGATGAGCTTCTTGTTTCACAGTTGGACGCCGCGACGCTCGCCGGTGCCGATCTGGTCTGGATGCGGCTGCCTCGCTCACTGGGTGCCCTGGACGAATACGCCGAACTGGTCGCCAGTTTCGCGTCCGAGCAGGTCAAGGTCGTGGCGGCCGGACGAGAGAAGCATCTGAATCGCTCGATGAACACCACCTTGGCCAAGCATTTCTCGCATGTCTCGGCATCGCTCGGCCAGCAGAAATCGCGTGCGTTGATGGCCCGCGGGCCACTCGCCCCCGCCAGGCTGAGCTGGCCGAAGCACAAGATCTTCGACATCGGCGGTGAGCGAATCGAACTGGCCTGGCACGGTGACACCTTCGCCGCCGGACGCCTGGACGACGGCACTCGGCTTTTGGTCGACCACCTCGATCAGGTGGCCGACGCCGACCGCTACCTCGACCTCGGCTGCGGGTCCGGGATTCTCGCCACCTTGGTGGCCCGCATGCACACCGATTCCACGGTGCACGCGGTGGATTCCAGTTGGTCGGCTGTCGACGCCACCCGGCGCACCGCCGCCGGAACCCAGGTGCAGACGCACTGGGCGTCCGATCTCGATGATTTCGGCGATGGCGAGATCGATGTGATCGTCTGCAACCCGCCCTTCCACCGCGGCAACGCCAAGGACTCCGATTCGGCGCTCGAGATGTTCACCGAAGCCGCGCGGGTGCTGGGCGAAGGCGGCGAGTTCTGGTGCGTCTTCAACTCGCATCTGCCCTGGAAGGCACGGTTGTCCGGGCTGATCGGACCGACCAGACTGGTCGCCCAGAATCGTAGCTTTACGCTTACCCGCAGCAGGCGGGGCTGA
- a CDS encoding pyruvate, water dikinase regulatory protein: MPDNQQSLSIHVIADSSGETAARLARAAQAQFPQTHFSIVRHPRVKDADALLRVFDRITAAHTDDPKLPIVILFTLVKQEMAGMVKRYCDDKQLHCADLMSETLRAIGQTTGSEADEVVMRPVAVEADYFDRISAMEFAVRNDDGIMPTALGECDICLVGASRSGKTPLSLYLGYVGYKTVNVPLVPGIKPPDELFQIDRWRIVGLTIDAERLLQIRSRRVRTLGGYGTKDGGYADLAKIYDELDEVGRIQRQLGCPVIDTTGLALEEAAARVTDIVEERARKAGARLRQVPGSLRLKP; this comes from the coding sequence ATGCCGGACAACCAGCAGAGCTTGAGCATCCACGTCATTGCCGACAGCTCGGGAGAGACTGCGGCCAGGCTCGCCAGAGCGGCCCAGGCACAGTTCCCCCAGACGCATTTTTCGATCGTGCGGCACCCCAGGGTCAAGGACGCGGACGCCCTGCTGCGCGTCTTCGACCGCATCACTGCTGCCCACACCGACGATCCGAAACTGCCGATCGTCATCTTGTTCACCCTGGTCAAACAGGAAATGGCGGGCATGGTCAAGCGCTACTGCGACGACAAGCAGCTGCACTGCGCCGATCTGATGAGCGAGACCCTGCGGGCCATCGGCCAGACCACCGGGTCGGAGGCAGATGAGGTCGTGATGCGTCCGGTTGCGGTCGAGGCCGACTATTTCGACCGGATCTCGGCGATGGAATTTGCTGTGCGCAACGACGACGGCATCATGCCGACCGCACTGGGCGAATGCGATATCTGCCTGGTCGGGGCGTCGCGCTCTGGCAAGACCCCGCTGTCCCTATATCTGGGCTATGTCGGCTACAAGACGGTGAACGTGCCGCTGGTGCCCGGCATCAAACCGCCCGACGAACTCTTTCAGATCGACCGCTGGCGCATCGTCGGGCTGACGATCGACGCCGAAAGGTTGCTGCAGATCCGCAGCCGCCGGGTGCGGACTCTGGGCGGTTATGGCACCAAGGACGGCGGATACGCCGATCTGGCGAAGATCTACGACGAGCTCGATGAGGTCGGACGCATCCAGCGGCAGCTGGGCTGCCCGGTGATCGACACCACCGGCCTGGCGCTGGAAGAGGCCGCCGCCAGAGTCACCGACATCGTCGAGGAACGCGCCCGCAAAGCCGGTGCCCGGCTGCGACAGGTGCCGGGGAGCCTGCGGCTGAAGCCGTGA
- a CDS encoding cobaltochelatase subunit CobN has protein sequence MATICYYSAAGDDLALLAEAAGRLSHASHTVVGRSGNQLNDPAEAAWFASTAARASAIIWHGETADAYAWQLIERTLDDRRAQHLPLPWVHLQPASGAACVPPAGNPYASGVTDGSWARLAELLATGGLENLITALAIIVNRANDGCWPVPLPLPMPAWALSHPDAGTFTSLAGYRPRLLPERPTVAVAYPRSHWLSHNTAHIDSLVHELEYRGANVLPFFYPGEPQSGRDQQNIQQAFDRLCSDHDQPVADAMISVNDTVDPTDDDWASLPYPQIGVPVLRAVTSTIPREKLSSTSADGPLADSVPWGVSAWPGRDGRLATPVIACQETIDADALTGARVPRLVPITGSAQALAVSALSWVGMSQSGRRLRALHPASGPQTDHTYSRTEQLAG, from the coding sequence GTGGCTACTATCTGCTATTACTCCGCTGCCGGAGATGATCTTGCGCTGCTCGCCGAAGCCGCCGGACGCCTGAGTCATGCGTCCCATACGGTCGTCGGCCGATCGGGAAACCAGCTGAACGATCCCGCCGAGGCGGCCTGGTTCGCCTCGACAGCTGCTCGCGCCAGCGCGATCATCTGGCATGGCGAGACCGCGGACGCCTACGCATGGCAACTCATCGAGCGGACCCTGGACGATCGCCGCGCACAACATCTGCCGCTGCCGTGGGTCCACCTGCAACCGGCTTCCGGCGCTGCCTGCGTCCCGCCCGCCGGCAACCCCTACGCCAGTGGCGTGACCGATGGCAGTTGGGCCCGGTTAGCAGAACTCTTGGCCACCGGAGGTTTGGAGAACCTCATCACCGCGCTCGCCATCATCGTCAACCGCGCCAACGACGGCTGCTGGCCCGTCCCCCTTCCGCTTCCCATGCCCGCCTGGGCTCTCAGCCATCCGGACGCCGGGACTTTCACTTCACTCGCCGGGTACCGCCCTCGCCTGCTTCCGGAGCGTCCGACCGTGGCCGTCGCCTACCCTCGAAGCCACTGGCTCAGCCACAACACCGCCCACATCGATTCGCTCGTCCACGAATTGGAGTATCGGGGCGCCAATGTGCTGCCGTTCTTCTATCCCGGCGAGCCACAAAGCGGCCGAGATCAGCAGAACATTCAGCAGGCTTTCGACCGGCTCTGTTCCGATCACGATCAGCCGGTCGCCGATGCCATGATCAGCGTCAACGATACGGTCGATCCCACCGATGATGACTGGGCAAGCCTGCCGTACCCGCAGATCGGCGTCCCGGTGTTGCGTGCCGTCACCAGCACGATTCCACGCGAGAAGCTGAGCTCGACCTCAGCGGACGGCCCGTTGGCCGACAGCGTTCCGTGGGGTGTATCCGCCTGGCCCGGACGCGACGGCCGGCTGGCCACCCCGGTCATTGCCTGCCAGGAGACGATCGACGCCGACGCGCTGACCGGCGCTCGCGTGCCCCGGCTCGTGCCGATCACCGGCAGCGCCCAGGCTTTGGCGGTCTCCGCGCTGAGTTGGGTGGGTATGTCCCAGTCCGGACGCCGCCTTCGCGCGCTGCACCCGGCGTCCGGCCCGCAAACCGACCATACGTACTCGCGAACCGAGCAGCTGGCCGGATGA
- the ppdK gene encoding pyruvate, phosphate dikinase yields MTEKYIYDISEGDASMKPILGGKGAGVAEMMRLGVPVPDGFTVTTTACVETMHNDGHWPDGLRDQITEGLRRFEERTGRTLGGKDKPLLVSVRSGAVVSMPGMMDTILNLGISDDTVEAVAAEANNERFAWDCYRRFIQMYGEVVEGVSSHLYEDALTAKKAAKGVEQDTDLTSDDLKELVAEFKQISNEALGGDWTSDPVEQLHRAVDAVFRSWGNPRAEVYRKANNISRELGTAVNVMQMVFGNRGDTSATGVCFTRNPSTGEQGVYGEFLTNAQGEDVVAGIRTPRHLSEMEDVLPEAYHELLDTMSRLEGHYKDMQDLEFTIENGKLFMLQTRNGKRTAAAALKIASDLVDEGVIDKNEALSRIEPAQLDQLLHPAIDPSNTAKPITKGLPASPGAAVGGLVFDADTAAAKGEKGEAVVLVRFETTPDDIHGVLQAQGVLTAHGGMTSHAAVVARGFGKPCVAGATTIKIDLENKTLTIEGQTFNEGDVVTLNGSTGEVFGEALKLIPPQINEDFQRVVTWADEVRTMGVRANADNFEDASKARELGAEGIGLCRTEHMFMASDRLPAVREMILAETPEQRATALEKILPMQQADFEGIFTAMKGLPVTVRLLDPPLHEFLPNYLDQALKVQELELTGGNADELARERQTLAQVKKLHEQNPMLGTRGCRLAMLYPEIPEMQTRAIIRAALAVLEREGETVGVEIMIPLVGLETEIVTQRDIVDRTVKAELEAAGKQLDYTIGTMIELPRAALIADKIAEHADFFSFGTNDLTQTTLGISRDDAENGFLGAYVADGVLPRNPFQTIDADGVGQLVRMGVDKGRSHNPKLKCGVCGEHGGDPDSIEFLQTVGLNYVSCSPFRVPIARFAAAKAAMDQK; encoded by the coding sequence GTGACTGAAAAGTACATCTACGACATTTCCGAGGGCGACGCGTCGATGAAGCCCATCCTCGGTGGTAAGGGCGCCGGCGTCGCGGAAATGATGCGGCTTGGTGTTCCGGTCCCCGACGGGTTCACCGTCACGACGACCGCATGTGTCGAGACCATGCACAACGACGGCCACTGGCCCGATGGTCTGCGCGATCAGATCACCGAAGGTCTGCGCCGCTTCGAGGAACGCACCGGACGCACACTGGGCGGCAAGGACAAGCCGCTGCTGGTGTCGGTTCGCTCGGGTGCCGTCGTGTCGATGCCCGGCATGATGGACACCATCCTCAACCTCGGCATCAGCGACGACACCGTCGAGGCCGTCGCCGCCGAAGCCAACAATGAGCGTTTCGCCTGGGACTGCTACCGCCGCTTCATCCAGATGTACGGCGAGGTCGTCGAGGGCGTTTCCTCGCATCTCTATGAGGACGCGCTGACCGCCAAGAAGGCCGCCAAGGGCGTCGAACAGGACACCGACCTCACCTCCGACGATCTGAAGGAACTGGTCGCCGAGTTCAAACAGATCTCCAACGAGGCATTGGGCGGCGACTGGACCTCCGATCCGGTCGAGCAACTGCACCGTGCAGTGGACGCCGTGTTCCGCAGCTGGGGCAACCCGCGCGCCGAGGTCTACCGCAAGGCGAACAACATCTCGCGCGAGCTGGGTACCGCGGTCAACGTCATGCAGATGGTCTTCGGCAACCGTGGCGACACCTCGGCAACCGGCGTCTGCTTCACCCGCAACCCATCGACCGGCGAGCAGGGCGTCTACGGCGAGTTCCTGACCAACGCTCAGGGCGAGGATGTCGTCGCCGGTATCCGCACCCCGCGTCACCTCTCGGAAATGGAAGACGTTCTCCCCGAGGCCTACCATGAACTGCTCGACACGATGTCCCGGCTCGAGGGCCACTACAAGGACATGCAGGATCTCGAGTTCACCATCGAGAACGGCAAGCTGTTCATGCTGCAGACCCGCAACGGCAAGCGCACCGCTGCCGCCGCGCTGAAGATCGCGTCCGATCTGGTGGACGAAGGGGTCATCGACAAGAACGAGGCGTTGAGCCGTATCGAACCCGCACAGCTCGACCAGCTGCTGCACCCGGCCATCGACCCGTCGAACACCGCCAAGCCGATCACCAAGGGCCTCCCGGCATCTCCGGGTGCTGCCGTCGGTGGCCTGGTCTTCGACGCCGACACCGCCGCCGCGAAGGGCGAGAAGGGCGAGGCCGTCGTCCTGGTTCGTTTCGAGACCACTCCGGACGACATCCACGGCGTGCTGCAGGCCCAGGGCGTGCTGACCGCCCATGGCGGCATGACCAGCCACGCGGCGGTTGTGGCGCGTGGCTTCGGCAAGCCCTGTGTCGCCGGCGCCACCACCATCAAGATCGATCTCGAGAACAAGACGCTGACGATCGAGGGCCAGACCTTCAACGAGGGCGACGTGGTCACCCTGAACGGTTCGACCGGTGAGGTCTTCGGCGAAGCTCTCAAGCTCATCCCGCCGCAGATCAACGAGGACTTCCAGCGTGTGGTCACCTGGGCCGACGAGGTGCGGACGATGGGCGTGCGCGCCAACGCCGACAACTTCGAGGACGCCTCGAAGGCCCGCGAGCTGGGCGCCGAGGGCATCGGGCTGTGCCGCACCGAACACATGTTCATGGCCTCCGACCGGCTGCCGGCCGTGCGCGAGATGATCCTCGCCGAGACCCCCGAACAGCGGGCCACCGCGCTGGAGAAGATCCTGCCGATGCAGCAGGCCGACTTCGAGGGCATCTTCACCGCGATGAAGGGACTGCCGGTCACCGTCCGGCTGCTCGACCCGCCGCTGCACGAGTTCCTGCCGAACTACCTCGACCAGGCGCTCAAGGTGCAAGAGCTCGAGCTCACCGGCGGCAACGCGGACGAACTGGCGCGTGAGCGTCAGACTCTCGCCCAGGTCAAGAAGCTGCACGAGCAGAACCCGATGCTCGGCACCCGTGGCTGCCGGTTGGCGATGCTGTACCCGGAGATCCCCGAGATGCAGACTCGCGCCATCATCCGTGCGGCTCTTGCGGTGCTGGAGCGCGAGGGCGAGACCGTCGGTGTCGAGATCATGATCCCGCTGGTCGGGCTGGAGACCGAGATCGTCACCCAGCGCGACATTGTCGACCGCACCGTGAAGGCCGAGTTGGAGGCAGCCGGCAAGCAGCTCGACTACACCATCGGCACCATGATCGAGCTGCCGCGTGCCGCCCTGATCGCCGACAAGATCGCCGAGCATGCCGACTTCTTCAGCTTCGGCACCAACGACCTGACCCAGACCACCTTGGGCATCAGTCGTGACGACGCCGAGAACGGTTTCCTCGGTGCCTATGTTGCCGACGGAGTGCTGCCGCGCAACCCGTTCCAGACCATCGACGCCGACGGTGTCGGCCAGCTGGTGCGCATGGGTGTCGACAAGGGCCGCAGCCACAACCCGAAGCTGAAGTGCGGGGTGTGTGGCGAGCACGGTGGCGATCCGGATTCGATCGAGTTCCTGCAGACCGTCGGGCTGAACTACGTGTCCTGCTCGCCGTTCCGGGTGCCGATCGCCCGCTTCGCGGCCGCCAAGGCTGCCATGGACCAGAAGTGA
- a CDS encoding ABC transporter substrate-binding protein: protein MASTSGTGFPMTVTDFTGHSETFEEAPQRIAVVSGTPLNIFYDAGGTAIAASDLTENIRLVEDRATEMQQLPQLGLPRGIDSEALIGLNPDLVITQARAQTELTAQLQKMGIPTFTTEVKNLDDLAAAYQIFGAISGTSDRASERITEITSGTQAVVDKWPADDDTSAVILFASSQALSVKLDNSIAGQMLTQLGIENIAEGSVPDNPGSETTTLDVEAIVAAQPDYVLVTSMFDSNDEAKTNMDEQFASNAAWQAVDAVREGRIIYLPQQYFLYNPGPYYADATQYLAASLRPDIYGTPQEFA, encoded by the coding sequence GTGGCCAGCACTTCCGGAACCGGCTTCCCGATGACCGTCACGGATTTCACCGGACACAGCGAGACCTTCGAAGAAGCTCCGCAGCGTATTGCGGTCGTTTCGGGGACTCCGCTCAATATCTTCTACGATGCCGGCGGCACAGCGATCGCCGCGTCCGATCTGACAGAGAACATCCGGCTGGTCGAAGACCGCGCAACTGAGATGCAGCAGCTGCCGCAGCTCGGGCTGCCCCGCGGCATCGACTCCGAAGCGCTCATCGGTCTCAACCCTGACCTGGTCATCACTCAGGCCCGCGCCCAAACCGAACTCACCGCCCAGTTGCAGAAGATGGGCATCCCGACCTTCACCACCGAGGTCAAGAACCTGGACGATCTGGCTGCGGCCTATCAGATCTTCGGAGCTATCTCGGGCACCAGCGACCGGGCGTCCGAACGCATCACCGAGATCACCTCGGGCACTCAGGCCGTCGTCGACAAGTGGCCCGCGGACGACGACACCTCCGCGGTGATCCTTTTCGCGAGCTCGCAAGCGCTCAGCGTCAAGCTCGATAATTCGATCGCCGGCCAGATGCTCACCCAACTGGGTATCGAGAACATCGCCGAGGGCTCGGTGCCCGACAACCCGGGTTCTGAGACCACCACCCTCGACGTCGAGGCCATCGTCGCCGCCCAGCCCGACTACGTGCTGGTGACAAGCATGTTCGACAGCAACGACGAGGCAAAGACCAACATGGACGAGCAGTTCGCGTCAAATGCGGCCTGGCAGGCCGTGGACGCCGTTCGCGAAGGCCGGATCATCTATCTGCCTCAGCAGTACTTCCTGTACAACCCCGGCCCCTACTACGCGGACGCCACCCAGTACCTGGCTGCGAGCCTTCGTCCGGACATCTATGGGACGCCGCAGGAGTTCGCCTGA
- a CDS encoding ABC transporter substrate-binding protein: MSQKRRFGKLLAQSGIAALLAFGLAACGSGPTDSSTNAGAPDSSAANASFDANSVRISGDSYPMTITDFVGNTITLEQKPERVCVVSGTPLNIYYDAGGTAVCGPNITENLRLVTEHADEMKALPQVGSSYAINMEQLSAQNPDLVITMAGSQDTQLKAMQGLDMTTLSVKVRSFEDLVTTYQLFGAINGTQDIVDQRISDISSQRDEVIAKWPGDDISVAILYVTAQSLAVKLDNSIAGEMATTLGVTNIASELAPDNPGSETTNLDIEAIVAAQPDYVLVTSMIENNDEAKQKLDEQFASNQAWQAVDAVRDGKVIYLPQQYFLFNAGPYYADALEYFAASLRPDVYGQPVDPTDAK; this comes from the coding sequence TTGAGTCAGAAACGCAGGTTCGGAAAACTCCTTGCCCAATCAGGAATCGCGGCTCTGCTCGCCTTCGGGCTGGCCGCTTGCGGATCAGGTCCCACGGATTCGTCCACCAACGCGGGCGCGCCCGATTCGTCGGCCGCGAACGCCTCCTTTGATGCCAACAGTGTCCGGATCTCGGGCGACAGCTATCCGATGACGATCACCGATTTCGTCGGCAACACCATCACCCTGGAGCAGAAACCCGAGCGGGTGTGCGTCGTCTCCGGCACCCCGTTGAACATCTACTACGACGCGGGCGGCACCGCGGTTTGCGGCCCGAACATCACCGAGAACCTCCGGCTGGTCACCGAGCATGCAGACGAGATGAAGGCGCTGCCCCAGGTCGGCAGCTCGTACGCCATCAATATGGAGCAGTTGTCGGCGCAGAACCCCGATCTGGTCATCACCATGGCGGGCTCCCAAGACACCCAGCTGAAGGCAATGCAGGGCCTCGACATGACGACGCTGTCGGTCAAGGTGCGCTCTTTCGAGGATCTCGTCACCACCTACCAGCTCTTCGGAGCCATCAACGGCACTCAAGATATCGTCGATCAGCGAATATCCGACATCTCGTCCCAGCGCGACGAGGTCATAGCGAAGTGGCCGGGCGACGACATATCGGTGGCAATTCTCTATGTCACGGCCCAGTCCCTGGCCGTGAAACTCGACAATTCGATTGCCGGAGAAATGGCCACCACCCTCGGCGTCACGAATATCGCCTCTGAGCTGGCGCCGGATAATCCGGGTTCGGAGACCACCAATCTCGACATCGAAGCGATAGTCGCGGCCCAGCCCGATTATGTGCTGGTGACCTCCATGATCGAGAACAACGATGAGGCCAAACAGAAACTGGACGAGCAGTTCGCCTCCAACCAGGCCTGGCAGGCAGTCGATGCGGTACGCGACGGCAAGGTGATCTACCTGCCGCAGCAGTACTTCTTGTTCAACGCCGGGCCTTACTATGCGGACGCCCTGGAGTATTTCGCAGCCAGTCTGCGTCCGGATGTCTACGGGCAGCCGGTTGATCCCACGGACGCAAAGTAG